In one Zobellia galactanivorans genomic region, the following are encoded:
- a CDS encoding glycerophosphodiester phosphodiesterase family protein, with translation MHKKVIGLLTLVITLTACNQQVKNDTPIDPHRTEAEQTKKPSVEDLIANLTDSHNDQVIVVAHRGDWRNAPENSLQAIQNCVDMGVDMVEIDVRKTKDGQLILMHDGSIDRTTTGSGNVSDLSWEYLQTLHLKDGIGHSTPHKIPTLEEALQLCKGKILVNLDKSYDIFDKCYQVMEKTGTHNQVVIKGNIPYSQVKEEFGEYLDKVFFMPIVRLDDPDAKETIDGYLTQDVPVAFEFTAPQDTIAIIKDFDEIRKKGASVWVNSLWPQHNGGHDDEKAVLNPSIYDWFIDNHIDIIQTDRPQLLINYLRSKKLHR, from the coding sequence ATGCATAAGAAAGTAATAGGGTTGTTGACCCTGGTAATTACCCTAACGGCCTGCAACCAACAGGTTAAGAACGACACCCCGATCGACCCGCACCGCACCGAGGCGGAACAAACAAAGAAACCTAGCGTAGAAGACCTTATTGCCAACCTTACCGATTCGCACAACGACCAAGTAATCGTGGTGGCACATAGAGGTGATTGGCGCAATGCCCCTGAAAACTCCTTACAGGCCATTCAAAACTGTGTCGATATGGGCGTAGACATGGTCGAAATAGATGTCAGGAAAACCAAGGACGGCCAACTGATATTAATGCACGATGGATCCATTGATCGAACCACTACAGGAAGCGGAAACGTATCGGACCTTAGCTGGGAATACCTGCAAACACTCCATTTAAAAGACGGAATCGGACATAGCACCCCGCACAAAATACCCACCCTAGAAGAGGCCTTACAACTTTGTAAAGGAAAAATTTTGGTCAATTTGGACAAGAGCTACGATATCTTCGATAAATGCTATCAAGTGATGGAAAAGACAGGCACCCATAACCAGGTTGTGATCAAGGGAAATATTCCTTATAGCCAAGTAAAGGAAGAATTCGGGGAATATTTAGACAAGGTATTCTTCATGCCCATAGTACGATTAGACGACCCGGATGCCAAGGAAACCATAGATGGCTACCTCACCCAAGACGTACCCGTTGCATTTGAATTTACCGCCCCCCAAGATACCATTGCCATTATAAAGGATTTTGACGAGATCCGAAAAAAAGGGGCTTCGGTATGGGTCAATTCATTATGGCCACAACACAATGGGGGCCACGACGATGAAAAAGCCGTCTTAAACCCCTCGATCTACGATTGGTTTATAGATAACCATATCGACATTATACAGACCGATCGCCCACAATTACTGATAAATTACCTGCGTAGTAAAAAGCTCCATCGATAA
- a CDS encoding RagB/SusD family nutrient uptake outer membrane protein, with the protein MKKYLYILIVVMTLVVTSCEKELIQNPNTSKVADNFYTNETELEEAVNAVFATLQLTGVYNTAMPAVGELPGEDAYDETPANDGGVYGMLDDFNVIPQSELIADVWEDSYQGIQRANIVINRIQDIEFAEEATKDARKGEMLFIRAMLYFNLVRTFGDVPLVIDEVANPQDYFGQTRTPVSEVYLQIISDLDEAVGLLPVRNDDNKGRVVKTAAQTLLGKVYLTLKDYAKAKSYLDAVVESKSHKLIAADQVFSLENELNDELIFVVQYASGLSSNTEGSDAYRMFNPTGRVEENMTGTKGHGVLKPDFYALYTEADARKDVYVKTLESGLAFNNKIAVPTTVVADSDSDWVVLRYADVLLMLAEIENELGNGAEAIDYLDEVRNRANLGDYTGATDKESVFGEIDLQRRLELVWEGHRWFDLLRQGRAKSVLGITDDSKLLLPLPASQIAADPALIQNPGY; encoded by the coding sequence ATGAAGAAGTATCTATATATACTGATCGTTGTCATGACCTTGGTTGTGACAAGTTGCGAAAAGGAACTTATACAAAACCCGAATACATCAAAGGTCGCCGATAACTTTTACACGAACGAGACCGAATTGGAAGAAGCCGTAAATGCCGTTTTTGCCACACTTCAACTAACAGGTGTTTACAATACGGCCATGCCTGCCGTAGGCGAGTTGCCCGGTGAAGATGCCTATGATGAGACCCCGGCCAATGATGGTGGTGTTTATGGTATGTTAGACGATTTTAACGTCATCCCCCAGAGTGAACTCATTGCCGATGTTTGGGAAGATAGTTATCAAGGAATACAAAGGGCCAACATTGTCATCAATAGAATTCAGGATATTGAATTCGCTGAAGAGGCCACCAAAGACGCAAGAAAAGGCGAAATGCTATTCATAAGGGCCATGCTCTATTTTAATTTGGTACGTACTTTCGGTGATGTGCCCTTGGTAATCGACGAGGTAGCCAACCCACAAGATTATTTCGGTCAAACCCGAACTCCGGTCAGTGAGGTATACCTACAGATTATAAGCGACCTTGACGAAGCGGTAGGCCTATTACCGGTACGCAATGACGATAACAAAGGCCGAGTTGTAAAAACGGCCGCACAGACCTTATTGGGGAAAGTTTACCTGACCTTGAAAGATTACGCCAAGGCCAAGTCATATTTAGATGCCGTTGTAGAATCAAAGTCGCATAAGCTCATAGCGGCCGACCAGGTCTTTTCTTTGGAAAACGAATTGAACGACGAACTCATTTTTGTCGTACAATATGCTTCGGGCCTAAGTTCAAACACCGAGGGATCGGATGCCTACCGTATGTTCAACCCTACGGGAAGGGTCGAGGAAAACATGACCGGAACCAAAGGACACGGTGTTCTTAAACCTGATTTTTACGCCCTGTACACTGAGGCCGATGCCCGTAAAGATGTCTACGTTAAGACCTTGGAATCAGGACTGGCATTTAACAATAAAATTGCCGTACCTACTACCGTGGTAGCTGATTCAGATAGCGACTGGGTAGTACTTCGCTATGCCGATGTTCTTTTAATGTTGGCCGAAATCGAGAATGAACTGGGCAATGGAGCGGAAGCCATCGATTACTTGGACGAAGTCAGAAACCGAGCAAACTTGGGCGACTATACCGGGGCAACCGACAAAGAATCCGTCTTTGGGGAAATCGACCTTCAGAGAAGATTGGAATTGGTATGGGAAGGCCATCGTTGGTTCGATCTCTTACGTCAAGGAAGGGCCAAAAGCGTTCTAGGCATTACCGACGACAGCAAATTGTTGTTGCCGCTTCCCGCCAGTCAGATAGCTGCAGACCCCGCACTTATTCAAAATCCGGGATACTAA